The window TCTACGGCTACTATCATAACTTGTTCATTGTTTGCGATCGTGGAGACTATCGGCGCTTTTATAGAAGCAAATGTCCGCAGCTGGGCATCTTCGGTACCCACATGCTTCCCCCACTTGACGAGGTCACCCTTTTTGAATAAAAGAATGGCACCTGACTGCTCGGACTCTCTTATTTCAAAAGGATACAGCTGCCGAAGGGGCTCAATGGGCACATAAATGTCATTCCCTTTCTTTTCAACAGGAAAAGATAAGGTGATTGGTTTCTCGTTCATTAGTGCTGTAAGCTCCGTAGTCTTTAACTGCAATACTTTATCTTTCGTTGTGATAATAACGGAATCAGTGCTTTTCTCATATATAATAGATGGGTCCATCCACTCCTGGATGAGTTCCAGTGGTAGCTTCAATCCCTCTTTTTCCCCAATCGCACTTGTCTTAAAGTAATTTCCTTGATAAAAAACCGGCTTACTTAACTCGTGATATTCAGGTTCTACTTTCTCACGATTCGGTGCTAACTGCTGCCATAAGAACGAAGCTGCACCCGCGGCGAACATTCCAATAAAAAGACCAAATAACAAGAAAATTCTCTTCGTTGGTCTTCTGCGTTTCGGTTGCTGATCTGTAGGTGTTGAATGCAAGGTTTCACTTCCTTTATGCGATATATAAAAAGAAAAAACGTGCTCTTACCTCTCTACATCCGAAAGGTAGGATCACGTTTCATTATACATCATAGGAACAGATAATGAGGAATTCTACTTAAGTTAATGCTTGGTAATCCCTGTACAATCCGGGCAAACACCATAAACCTCTAGTCGATAACCGCCAACTCGGAAACCTGTTTGCTGAGCAGCGGTAGTCTCTATATCCGAAAGTGGCGGATACTCAAAATCCGAAATTTTCCCACACAACTCACAAACAGCATGATAATGGTCCGTCATATCCGCATCAAAGCGACTCGAGCTGTCTCCATAAGTCAGTTCCCGAACGAGTCCCGATTCAATAAATACTTTGAGATTATTGTAAACAGTCGCAACGCTCATGTTAGGAAATTTCGATTCAAGAGATTTATAAATGTCATCTGCTGTCGGATGAGTCATGGAGTCCAGCAAAAAGGATAGAATAGCATGCCGCTGCGGCGTCATCCGAACACCTGTTGTTTTCAACTTAGCTAAAGCCTGTTCTAATTGTGCTGCCATGGTACTCACCACCTGATGTTAGTCATTAAAACCTTACATTATATTGTACGTGTGTTAATTGACTTTTGTCAATGATGGTTGCGTATATAGCACCATTTGGTTATTTATTTTTACGGGAATCTAGTACATACATAGCCAAACCGGCAAGGACGAGGATAACCGATCCAATATACGAGCCCATGAGATCAAAGAGCCCAGTAAACCAACGAGGTTTGTTGCTGAGAAGAAAAAATAATACACCAGCCGCAACAAGAATAACACCTAAGTTTGTCCCTTTGATTAGTTTCTGTAAAGGATCTTCATTGGTATAAAGTTCAGCTCCAAATTCCCCAAGCTCATTGCGACGATTCACATTATCTGTACTTTGAAGAGCATCGAATAGATTATAGAAGTAAATGACCGGAATGAACAAAGCAAAAAGCGTAACCATAGGTACACTTGTATCGGAACGAGACGATAAAGACGTGATAATAAAAATATCCAGAATGAGAAGCATCATAATAAATAGACCGCGCTGCATAAGGCCTAAATAAAAGTGTCCAGTTCCCGGGACGATGAACGACAAAACCCCTGCGACCCATTTACGCTTCCTTGGAGCTTGATAATAAGGAGCATAGTGTTGAAAAGAAGGATTGGCCGAATACTCCGGAATGTGCGGATTGTCGTTTGGTAGATTCATTTAAATACCTCCTAGATGATTTACAAAATTCGGGATAATTGTTGGATATACGATGTTATCTGAGTGATCCCCGAATCAATATTCATTATTTTGTTGATAATTCCTGATTGCATGAGGAGTACAGTCGCGGCTATCGCAACAAAACTATTCACCCATTGTTTTCTTCTGCCAACTTGATGAATCTTTGGAATTTCAGGAGTTTCAGCAGATTGTACCCTGCGCATCACACGCTCCGTCAGCATTGGGTTTGGTTCACTTAGCGGCATCTCGTCCAGCATCTTATTTAGGTATTGCGTGAGCCGAGTGTCTTCCTGATGTTTGGGAATCACGTGAATTCACCTCCAACCATTTTTCTTTTAGCATCGCTTTTCCCCGATAGAGTCTAGTTTCCAACGTTTTCATGGGCAGCCCGGTCACCTCAGACATTTCTTGGTACGAGAGCTGCTTATAATGAAACAAATACATAATTAATCTATACTTGTCTGGAAGTTCGGAAAGCAGAGCCTGCATACGCTCCTGCTCATCCTTGCGCATAGCCATTTCCTCAGGCTGTTCACGAGCATCCGTAAACCAACCCTTCATTTTATCGAGAAGCGCTTCATAGGGCTTACGTTTCTGCGAACGCCGAAAGTCAGTCACGAGATTCGTCGTCATGCGATAAAGCCAAGTTGTGAACTTCGCGTCGCCGCGAAAATGAGCTAATGAACGAAACAGCTTAACGAACACTTCTTGGGTTAAGTCTTCAGCAGTTTCCTTATGCCCGACCATGCGGTATACCAATGTATAGATGTAGCTTTTATGACGTTCTACTAATACACGGTAAGCATCGGAGTGACCTTGACGGACCCGGTCGATCAGCTGCTCATCCGTCATTTTGTCCATGCCTGACTTCCCCCTTTCTGTTCGTCCAAAAGCTTAGACGCTCCCTATGGTCAGACCCCTTCAATTTTTACTTTTTTCGAGAGTAACGCCGGTAACCCCTTTCATTTGATTGATTTCTTCAAGAACCGTCCCGATAATAGACGGCTTAGGAATGGTGACGTGGAATGTAATTTGAACATGATTCGGTTTACTGTCGATCTCTTGTTCTTCCATTGAGATCTTACGGATGTCAACTTTCTGTTTACCGAGAAGGGTCGTAATAAGTCCAAGCGTCCCCGGTTGATCATTCGCCAGTATTTTGAGAATACGAATTTTCTTCCCATTAAAATATTTATGCTCCACTTTATTCAAAATCCATAGGGAGATGAGTACCATGAAACAAGCAAGGACAGCTGCATAATAGAAGCCAGCCCCAATGGCAAGGCCAATCCCCGCAACTACCCAAAGGGAAGCCGCTGTCGTAAGACCCGTAATGGATCTCCCATTAAAGATAATCGTTCCAGCACCTAAGAATCCGATACCGCTGATCACTTGCGCAGCTAAACGCGAAGGATCAATACGGACATTCACTTCGTTCACAAAGGCACTAAACCCATACATAGAGAGCAACATAACTAGGGCAGAGCCAACACAAACTAAAATATGCGTACGAAGGCCAGCTGCATGACTGCTGACCTCCCTCTCAAAACCGATTAAGCCGCCTAGAAAAAGCGCCATAACTAACCTTATAGTGATATGGAGTTGATCAATAACCCAAGGATTGCTCATCGTGTAACCGCTCCCTTTTTTCATACTGATAGTGCCTTGTATCACACATGATAGTGAGAACCACTGAACATATATTTAGGAGATGATGGCCGGCCGTTCGAAAGTGGTTAAGCTTATTCCCGGAGGAACTGTGAATACTCGGCGTACGGCAAAACCAAAACTCTCGTATAACTGAATAGCAGGTAAATTCTCCGTTCCGGTGGATACAATAAAACGCGTTGCCCCATTTAACTGTTGATCCATTAGTATATGTTGTAAAAGTGACCTAGCAATCCCGCGGCGAAAAAAATTCGGATGTACCATCATACGGCAGATCGTGACAATGCAGCCTTCTCGGGAGTAGGAGATGGCCCCAGCTAGTGTGCGCTCATCATTCTCATGAACGAAAAAGCCATAAAATGTTTCCACCGCTTCGCGTATAGAGTGGATGCCATCCTTCAGCGGCGGGATGTCATCGAAGCCAATAAGGTCTGCTTCCACGCGATAGGAAGCCATCTGTAGAGATAACAGGACCAAGATATCCTCGTTAGTTTCCAATAGAAGTTGTTGAATAGACAATCTGATCCCTCCTCTCTAGAACTTACACGCTAATTAACTGAAAAAAGTGGCGTCCATAAAACATCGGATCACCACTTCAACCATCATCATTTACTGTTCAGGCACTCCACAATTAATTTGTTGACGAGTCCTGGATTTGCTTTACCTTTGGTTTCTTTCATAACTTGCCCGACTAAGAAGCCCACGGCTTTTTCCTTGCCGGCTTTGAAATCCGCTACCGATTGTGGGCTGTTCTCCACAACCTGCTCAACAATGGCCTTGATAGCACCTTCATCGCTGATTTGTACAAGCCC is drawn from Paenibacillus sp. V4I7 and contains these coding sequences:
- a CDS encoding RNA polymerase sigma factor, which codes for MDKMTDEQLIDRVRQGHSDAYRVLVERHKSYIYTLVYRMVGHKETAEDLTQEVFVKLFRSLAHFRGDAKFTTWLYRMTTNLVTDFRRSQKRKPYEALLDKMKGWFTDAREQPEEMAMRKDEQERMQALLSELPDKYRLIMYLFHYKQLSYQEMSEVTGLPMKTLETRLYRGKAMLKEKWLEVNSRDSQTSGRHSAHAIPK
- a CDS encoding MgtC/SapB family protein, with translation MSNPWVIDQLHITIRLVMALFLGGLIGFEREVSSHAAGLRTHILVCVGSALVMLLSMYGFSAFVNEVNVRIDPSRLAAQVISGIGFLGAGTIIFNGRSITGLTTAASLWVVAGIGLAIGAGFYYAAVLACFMVLISLWILNKVEHKYFNGKKIRILKILANDQPGTLGLITTLLGKQKVDIRKISMEEQEIDSKPNHVQITFHVTIPKPSIIGTVLEEINQMKGVTGVTLEKSKN
- a CDS encoding DUF6677 family protein, with protein sequence MNLPNDNPHIPEYSANPSFQHYAPYYQAPRKRKWVAGVLSFIVPGTGHFYLGLMQRGLFIMMLLILDIFIITSLSSRSDTSVPMVTLFALFIPVIYFYNLFDALQSTDNVNRRNELGEFGAELYTNEDPLQKLIKGTNLGVILVAAGVLFFLLSNKPRWFTGLFDLMGSYIGSVILVLAGLAMYVLDSRKNK
- a CDS encoding N-acetyltransferase, yielding MSIQQLLLETNEDILVLLSLQMASYRVEADLIGFDDIPPLKDGIHSIREAVETFYGFFVHENDERTLAGAISYSREGCIVTICRMMVHPNFFRRGIARSLLQHILMDQQLNGATRFIVSTGTENLPAIQLYESFGFAVRRVFTVPPGISLTTFERPAIIS
- the perR gene encoding peroxide-responsive transcriptional repressor PerR — protein: MAAQLEQALAKLKTTGVRMTPQRHAILSFLLDSMTHPTADDIYKSLESKFPNMSVATVYNNLKVFIESGLVRELTYGDSSSRFDADMTDHYHAVCELCGKISDFEYPPLSDIETTAAQQTGFRVGGYRLEVYGVCPDCTGITKH